The genome window CATATCCTTTATCAGCCATGCCTTTTGCGCCCCATTGGCACATTCCAACGCCATGGCCCCAGCCGTTGCCCGTAAATTTGAAAGTTGAGTCATTAATCCTTTTTATCGAGCTGATTTTTGTGCTTTTTATCGTCCAGGGGTCAACAAACAGCCTGAATTTCGCGGAACTGATGCTTGTCTCGCCGGGTTTATCCTTTTTACTGATATATTTTATCCTGATAGTTTTTGACCTTCCTGATTTGGTTTTATTTTGAAAATAAATTCCCGTTATTTCGGCAATGCCCGTGTAACCTTTATAAACGAGTTTTTTTCTTATATAACTTTCTTCTACGTTTTTGCTCCAATAATACTGCGGGCAATTCTTGCAAAATTTGCATTTAACCGCCGTAAGGTATTTAACAGTTTTACAATCATTTTTCCAGACATTTTTCACATCTTCTGTATAACCTGCGCAGCAGGAATGGAAAACTGCATTTATAAGCCGACCGTTATAAACAAGGACCTGCCCCCGGGTTTCTTCAATAGCCTTATTTGTCCTTGGATTTTCACCGTCCATTCCGCCATAAACCTGGCAATGTACCTTATTGCATAATGAATAACCTTCATCTTTATGCCTGTCAAGGTTGCTTAATGTAAATGTCCGTGATACTACAGCCTGCGCTTTTAGGGATTCCATCGGCCAGGCAGGATCTACCTCCCGGGTAAGAACACCCGCCAAATAACTTTCTAATCCTAATTCATTTACCACGGTTATTTTACCGGTTTTTGTTTTTCTTATCAATATGCTGTCGCGGTATCTTTTTCCTTCTATACGGACACACTGATTGGCTGTTTCTGGGGAAAACCTGAGTTCATTTGCAGATATTTCCTTATCACCTATAAGTATTCCTTTCTTTAATGGTTTCACCAGGTAGATATCCTTATCTGCCAGGAAACATTTTTCTCCTGTCACTAAGTCGCAATAATAATATTCTCCTTCGCAGCCAATATTGACTTTATCCGCATTTTCTTCAATAGCTACTCTAATTATTGTATCCGGCAGCCGGCCTGCATGAAGAACTGCGGCGTAAAATGCTAATAACAAAAGAATTGGTAATTTATTTTTTTTCATTTATGGAATATAAACATCCGCAATATTTTTGCATATATAACTTTTTGTTCCAAATTTCATTCTTACCCTCATAAAACTCCGGCCTAAAATCCCTGTAAACAAAATCCAATCCTTCTTCCGCTGCTGCCTGAATACCCGCAGCTTTAATCAAATCGTGTTTTTGATGCGGGCTGGAAAGCAATGTAGTAGAAAAATGCCTAATATTCATCTTCTTTGCTGTCTGAGCTGTTATTTTCATTCTTATTGAATAACAGATTCTGCATCTCTCAGGCTCTCCGCTGTTATTTTCTATACTCTTGCTCCACAAATCTTCCGGGTAATCATTCTTTTCCATAAGCCTGTGCTTTTTTTCTTCAGAAAAGACTTTCAGGGCTTCCTGCCTTTTTTTACGTTCATCAACGGGATATATATTCGGATTAAACCAAAAACCTATAACCTCTTTAAACTCTTTTTTGAAAGACTCCAGGACTTTCGGAGTACAAACAGCGCAGCAATGATGCAGGAGAATTTTATCAAACATACTTAAAATAGTATCATAATAATCGGTCGATGTCAAAATAAAACCCGTATTTCAGCGACGGAAACCTTCCAGGAAATTATAAA of Elusimicrobiota bacterium contains these proteins:
- a CDS encoding epoxyqueuosine reductase QueH codes for the protein MTSTDYYDTILSMFDKILLHHCCAVCTPKVLESFKKEFKEVIGFWFNPNIYPVDERKKRQEALKVFSEEKKHRLMEKNDYPEDLWSKSIENNSGEPERCRICYSIRMKITAQTAKKMNIRHFSTTLLSSPHQKHDLIKAAGIQAAAEEGLDFVYRDFRPEFYEGKNEIWNKKLYMQKYCGCLYSINEKK
- a CDS encoding SpoIID/LytB domain-containing protein, whose amino-acid sequence is MKKNKLPILLLLAFYAAVLHAGRLPDTIIRVAIEENADKVNIGCEGEYYYCDLVTGEKCFLADKDIYLVKPLKKGILIGDKEISANELRFSPETANQCVRIEGKRYRDSILIRKTKTGKITVVNELGLESYLAGVLTREVDPAWPMESLKAQAVVSRTFTLSNLDRHKDEGYSLCNKVHCQVYGGMDGENPRTNKAIEETRGQVLVYNGRLINAVFHSCCAGYTEDVKNVWKNDCKTVKYLTAVKCKFCKNCPQYYWSKNVEESYIRKKLVYKGYTGIAEITGIYFQNKTKSGRSKTIRIKYISKKDKPGETSISSAKFRLFVDPWTIKSTKISSIKRINDSTFKFTGNGWGHGVGMCQWGAKGMADKGYDYKEIVAHYYPSTKIEKWEE